The Xanthomonas sp. CFBP 8443 genome has a window encoding:
- a CDS encoding alpha/beta fold hydrolase: MIGQRKPGRAWRLLAVLCLALGASGCAMVKLKSVSAAEYIQAKRGDPLTTGHLSAPAIETLAMLGLSESACSARTRHCAEQLLDNDGVAQERTLATVAELWLQASLHLAKRQPRSDAELSAWLETARYAYAYLFFSARAPSERAFEDRQTQVRDYYNYAVQQAVSALFVRYRQQGQLADNAAELSALPGWRIMLDVGHLGALQEMPMPDTMLPASGLRFTGLRSVYRRDGFGAEMVAVLPNAASLRDAASAPDETSPAYSEMPTPSLTVLLRFDGDSLAKVLASRAVRVEAYDPYLSADATLGGHAVPLAGNFSAGHGVWMARSGFAAQSLRTLFGMARGIDRPHIFLTQPYDPNRRVLVLLHGLASSPEAWVNLANELLGDEQLRARYQIWLVYYPTNLPIAYNHIEIRKGLQQALDHFDPHRRSASAHGMVLVGHSMGGVLARLMVSSSGGDHLWQRLFGDSALDPQAQQALRNRLSPMLHFEPMAEVSEAIFLASPHRGTPQASGMLGSLVGGLIGMPARILDQFKDIAGTGLVGKLPTSMDNLSDHDDFVQAAADLKISPKVTFHSIIARRDPRVPLARSDDGFVPYWSAHLDGAASETVITSGHSVQETPQAILEIRKLLR; encoded by the coding sequence GTGATCGGCCAGCGCAAGCCCGGCCGGGCCTGGCGCCTGCTCGCCGTGCTGTGCCTGGCGCTGGGCGCAAGCGGCTGCGCCATGGTCAAGCTGAAGTCGGTGAGCGCGGCCGAGTACATCCAGGCCAAGCGCGGCGATCCGCTCACCACCGGCCATCTCAGCGCCCCGGCGATCGAGACACTCGCCATGCTCGGCCTGAGCGAAAGCGCCTGCAGCGCCCGGACCCGCCACTGCGCCGAGCAGTTGCTCGACAACGATGGCGTAGCGCAGGAGCGCACGCTGGCGACCGTCGCCGAACTGTGGTTGCAGGCGTCGCTGCATCTGGCCAAGCGCCAGCCGCGTAGCGACGCCGAACTGAGCGCATGGCTGGAAACCGCGCGCTACGCCTATGCCTACCTGTTCTTCAGCGCTCGCGCGCCCAGCGAACGCGCCTTCGAGGATCGCCAGACCCAAGTACGCGACTACTACAACTACGCGGTGCAACAGGCAGTGTCGGCGCTGTTCGTGCGCTATCGGCAACAGGGCCAGCTCGCCGACAACGCGGCGGAATTGTCGGCCCTGCCCGGCTGGAGGATCATGCTGGATGTAGGCCATCTGGGCGCGTTGCAGGAAATGCCGATGCCGGACACGATGTTGCCGGCCAGCGGCCTGCGCTTCACCGGGCTGCGCAGCGTCTACCGACGCGACGGGTTCGGTGCGGAGATGGTCGCGGTACTGCCGAACGCGGCCTCGTTGCGCGACGCGGCAAGCGCGCCTGACGAGACGAGCCCGGCCTATAGCGAAATGCCGACGCCGAGCCTGACCGTGCTGCTGCGCTTCGATGGCGACAGCCTGGCCAAGGTGCTGGCCAGTCGCGCCGTGCGGGTGGAAGCCTACGATCCGTACCTGAGCGCCGACGCCACGCTGGGCGGCCACGCCGTGCCGCTGGCCGGCAACTTCAGCGCCGGCCACGGCGTATGGATGGCGCGCTCCGGTTTCGCCGCGCAGTCATTGCGCACGCTGTTCGGCATGGCCCGTGGCATCGACCGGCCGCACATCTTCCTGACCCAGCCCTACGATCCCAACCGCCGCGTGCTGGTGCTGCTGCATGGCCTGGCCAGCAGCCCCGAGGCCTGGGTGAACCTGGCCAACGAACTGCTCGGCGACGAACAACTGCGCGCCCGCTATCAGATCTGGCTGGTCTACTACCCGACCAACCTGCCGATCGCCTACAACCACATCGAAATCCGCAAGGGCCTGCAGCAGGCGCTGGACCATTTCGATCCGCACCGGCGCAGCGCCTCGGCGCACGGCATGGTGCTGGTCGGGCACAGCATGGGCGGCGTGCTGGCGCGGTTGATGGTGTCCTCCAGCGGCGGCGACCATCTGTGGCAGCGCCTGTTCGGCGACAGCGCGCTCGACCCGCAGGCGCAGCAGGCACTGCGAAACAGGCTGTCGCCGATGCTGCATTTCGAGCCGATGGCGGAAGTCTCCGAGGCGATCTTCCTTGCCTCGCCGCATCGCGGAACCCCGCAGGCGAGCGGCATGCTCGGCAGCCTGGTGGGCGGCCTGATCGGCATGCCCGCGCGCATCCTCGACCAGTTCAAGGACATCGCCGGCACCGGCCTGGTCGGCAAGCTGCCGACCAGCATGGACAACCTCAGCGACCACGACGACTTCGTCCAGGCCGCGGCGGACCTGAAGATCTCGCCGAAGGTGACCTTTCACTCGATCATCGCCCGCCGCGATCCGCGCGTGCCGCTGGCGCGATCCGACGACGGCTTCGTGCCCTACTGGAGCGCGCACCTGGACGGCGCGGCGTCGGAAACCGTCATCACCTCCGGGCACAGCGTGCAGGAAACTCCGCAAGCCATCCTGGAAATCCGCAAGCTGCTGCGTTGA
- a CDS encoding efflux RND transporter permease subunit yields MNLTRATLASSRFALFTAVLILIGGIVTFLGFPSQEEPSVTVRDAVVQVAFPGMPSERVENMIARPLEEHLRELSGIKKIVTTVRPGSAIVQLTARDDVDDLPALWQRVRTKAADASAELPPGTQGPFVDDDFGRVAIASIAVTAPGFTTSEMRAPLRQMREQLYTVPGVERVSFHGLREDRIYVAFERTRLSEAGVTPSAVAQQLRTQNVVASGGQIAASGLAMTVTASGEIRSLDELRGTLISVPGADGARQIPLSQLARVELMPADPPESAAIYQGRPAVVVAVSMAPGYNVAQVGQALRQKLGETARMLPVGFAQHVVTFQADVVEREMGKMHHVMGETVLIVMAVVMLFLGWRTGLIVGAIVPLTILGTLIVMRALSVELQTVSIAAIILALGLLVDNGIVIAEDIERRLAAGEERRHACEAAGRTLALPLLTSSLVIVLAFSPFFFGQTSTNEYMRSLAIVLAVTLLGSWLLSVTVTPLLCMYFARAHGTAHAEGADHYDSRLYRGYRRIIEILLGHKALFLGSMLLLLAVAATILGAIPYSFLPKSDRLQFQMPVTLQPGSDARETLRTVQSISRWLADRERNPEIVDSIGYVADGGPRIVLGLNPPQAAANIAYFTVSVRAGTDLDALIARVRQHMRQGYPAVRAEPKRFSMGSTESGVAIYRVVGPDEAQLRRIAAGIAQALRQLPGTIDVSDDWEIRIPRVDVRVDQVKARRAGVGSDDIAQALQLRYSGIDASAIRDDSVNVPIVLRGGAGERDAASDPGSTLLYPPSGGAAVPLSAIAEIALSSEPSAIQRRNLSRAITVTGHNPGMTTDEVVTALADKVAALRLPPGYRIEMGGELEDSAEANQALLQYMPHALGAILLLFIWQFNSFRKLFIVVSSVPFVLIGAALALLLTGYPFGFMATFGLLALAGIIVNNAVLLLERIDAELADGLSLHDAVVAAAVKRLRPIVMTKLTCIVGLVPLMLFAGPLWTGMAITMIGGLALGTLVTLGVIPVLYELLFALRTGRSAARAAAA; encoded by the coding sequence ATGAACCTGACCCGCGCCACCCTCGCTTCGAGCCGCTTCGCGCTGTTCACCGCCGTGCTGATCCTGATCGGCGGCATCGTCACCTTCCTCGGCTTCCCTTCGCAGGAGGAGCCCAGCGTCACCGTGCGCGACGCGGTGGTGCAGGTCGCGTTTCCGGGCATGCCCAGCGAGCGCGTCGAGAACATGATCGCGCGCCCGCTCGAGGAACACCTGCGCGAACTGAGCGGCATCAAGAAGATCGTCACCACGGTGCGGCCGGGCAGCGCGATCGTGCAACTGACCGCGCGCGACGACGTCGACGACCTGCCCGCCCTATGGCAGCGGGTGCGCACCAAGGCCGCCGACGCGAGCGCCGAGTTGCCGCCGGGCACGCAGGGGCCGTTCGTCGACGACGATTTCGGCCGCGTCGCGATCGCCTCGATCGCGGTGACCGCGCCGGGCTTCACCACCAGCGAGATGCGCGCGCCGCTGCGGCAGATGCGCGAGCAGCTGTACACCGTGCCCGGCGTGGAGCGCGTCAGCTTCCACGGACTGCGCGAGGACCGCATCTACGTCGCCTTCGAGCGCACCCGGCTGAGCGAGGCCGGAGTGACGCCCAGCGCGGTGGCGCAACAGCTGCGCACGCAGAACGTGGTCGCCAGCGGCGGCCAGATCGCCGCCTCCGGCCTGGCGATGACCGTCACCGCCTCCGGCGAGATCCGTAGCCTGGACGAACTGCGCGGCACGCTGATCTCGGTGCCCGGCGCCGACGGCGCACGCCAGATCCCGCTGTCGCAGCTGGCCCGCGTCGAGCTGATGCCGGCCGATCCACCGGAGAGCGCCGCCATCTACCAGGGCCGACCGGCGGTGGTGGTGGCGGTGTCGATGGCGCCCGGCTACAACGTCGCGCAAGTGGGCCAGGCGCTGCGGCAGAAGCTCGGCGAGACCGCGCGGATGCTGCCGGTCGGCTTTGCCCAGCACGTGGTCACGTTCCAGGCCGACGTGGTCGAGCGCGAGATGGGCAAGATGCATCACGTCATGGGCGAGACCGTGCTCATCGTGATGGCGGTGGTGATGCTGTTCCTGGGCTGGCGCACCGGCCTGATCGTCGGTGCGATCGTGCCGCTGACCATCCTCGGCACACTGATCGTGATGCGTGCGCTGAGCGTGGAACTGCAGACGGTGTCCATCGCCGCGATCATCCTCGCGCTGGGGCTGCTGGTGGACAACGGCATCGTCATCGCCGAGGACATCGAGCGCCGCCTCGCCGCCGGCGAGGAGCGCCGGCACGCCTGCGAAGCGGCCGGGCGCACGCTGGCGCTACCGTTGCTGACCTCCTCGCTGGTCATCGTGCTCGCGTTCTCGCCGTTCTTCTTCGGCCAGACCAGCACCAACGAATACATGCGTTCGCTGGCGATCGTGCTGGCGGTCACCCTGCTCGGCTCGTGGCTGCTCAGCGTCACCGTGACCCCGCTGCTGTGCATGTACTTCGCGCGCGCACACGGCACTGCGCATGCCGAAGGCGCCGACCACTACGACTCCAGGCTGTACCGCGGCTACCGGCGCATCATCGAAATCCTGCTCGGGCACAAGGCGCTGTTCCTCGGCAGCATGCTGCTGCTGTTGGCGGTGGCCGCCACCATCCTGGGCGCGATTCCCTACAGCTTCCTGCCCAAGTCCGACCGCCTGCAGTTCCAGATGCCGGTGACCCTGCAACCGGGCAGCGATGCGCGCGAGACCCTGCGCACCGTGCAATCGATCAGCCGCTGGCTGGCCGATCGCGAACGCAACCCCGAGATCGTGGACAGCATCGGCTACGTGGCCGACGGCGGGCCGCGCATCGTGCTGGGCCTGAATCCGCCACAGGCCGCGGCCAACATCGCCTACTTCACGGTCAGCGTGCGCGCCGGCACCGACCTCGACGCGCTCATCGCCCGCGTCCGCCAGCACATGCGCCAGGGCTATCCTGCCGTGCGCGCCGAGCCCAAGCGCTTCTCGATGGGCTCGACCGAATCCGGCGTGGCAATCTACCGTGTGGTCGGGCCGGACGAAGCGCAGTTGCGCCGCATCGCCGCCGGCATCGCCCAGGCCTTGCGGCAGCTGCCCGGGACCATCGACGTCAGCGACGACTGGGAGATCCGCATTCCCCGCGTCGACGTCCGCGTCGACCAGGTCAAGGCGCGCCGCGCCGGAGTCGGCAGCGACGACATCGCCCAGGCGCTGCAACTGCGCTACAGCGGCATCGATGCCTCGGCGATCCGCGACGACAGCGTCAACGTGCCGATCGTGCTGCGCGGCGGCGCCGGCGAACGCGACGCGGCCAGCGATCCGGGCAGCACCCTGCTCTACCCACCATCCGGTGGTGCCGCCGTGCCGTTGTCGGCGATCGCCGAGATCGCCCTGTCCTCCGAACCGTCGGCGATCCAGCGCCGCAACCTGAGCCGCGCCATCACCGTCACCGGGCACAACCCGGGCATGACCACCGACGAAGTCGTGACCGCCCTGGCCGACAAGGTCGCCGCGCTGCGCCTGCCGCCCGGCTACCGCATCGAAATGGGCGGCGAGCTGGAGGATTCGGCCGAGGCCAACCAGGCCTTGCTGCAGTACATGCCGCATGCGCTTGGCGCGATCCTGCTGTTGTTCATCTGGCAATTCAATTCGTTCCGCAAGCTGTTCATCGTCGTCTCCAGCGTGCCGTTCGTGCTGATCGGCGCCGCCCTCGCGCTGCTGCTCACCGGCTATCCGTTCGGCTTCATGGCCACCTTCGGCCTGCTCGCGCTGGCCGGCATCATCGTCAACAACGCGGTACTGCTGCTGGAGCGCATCGATGCCGAACTTGCGGACGGCCTGAGCCTGCACGACGCGGTGGTCGCGGCGGCGGTCAAGCGCCTGCGCCCGATCGTGATGACCAAACTGACCTGCATCGTCGGCCTGGTCCCGCTGATGCTGTTCGCCGGTCCGCTGTGGACCGGCATGGCCATCACCATGATCGGCGGCCTGGCGCTGGGCACGCTGGTCACGCTCGGCGTGATCCCGGTGCTGTACGAACTGCTGTTCGCGCTGCGCACCGGCCGCAGCGCGGCACGGGCGGCCGCGGCGTGA
- a CDS encoding PAS domain-containing protein, with product MLCATDWSGHELGPLQEWPQSLRSALSLCLNSRFPMVIRWGQRMINLYNDAYIPILGMRHPFAFGRASAEVWPDVWPTVGLQAERVLATGEPTWNAHVPFVLTRNGYDEEAYFTFSYSPIFDDHGGIGGVLCVCTEDTAQIRLERERDALLKALDAQRTQMADAFEQSPAALAILRGPDYVVESVNRRYQQLVGPREVVGKPLAEAIPEILQQGFIDLLDNVRASGQPFTGESMTFNLRRTPHEAVSETTLECVYQPMRDAEGNVTGVLVHGIDRTEQARAQAHDSFLLMLEDALQNLDSAEAICETGAALLGQHLQANRCAYAIVDADEDAFDVRADYVDGTAHLTGRSRFSDFGSDLLECVRENRPWVVQDTEAHSPPLRFDDPGYRRMGMRAILTAPLHKAGRLVAAIGVHQVQPRVWTSAEIELVRLVAARCWESMERAGAQSDLARSEARLRELADAMPQIVFTATPEGDVDYFNRRWYEYTGLPPGDRGHDSWRTVHTEEGLAQVTQAWPEAIRSGQPYELEYPLRRHDGSYRWHLGRALPIRDGDGRIVRWIGTNTDIHDRRVVEQRLQESELRFRNLCDNAPVLIWMANADGDCEYVSRQWFLFTGQTEQEAMGSGWMEKIHADDVAAVGHALTRAAADRRAFTIEYRLRRHDGEYRWCVDTATPRFSAAGQFLGFIGSLLDIAERKRIENATAAERAALEMITTGKPLNAVLEAIARGIEAQSDVGLRCTIMLVDEHRQCLLEGAAPSMPAVFRKTVQRLPIGEHSGSCGRAAFLRRQVLCSDVRVDANWQQYLVMAAEADIVACCSTPILASDGQVLGVVALYYPFVHYPTAHEQDLARSASHLAGIIIERRETDLRLQQLLAAEQSARGEAERASRMKDEFLATLSHELRTPLNAILGWSRLMQGAAVRETDLTRGLEVIERSAHAQAQIIDDLLDMSAILSGKVRLEPAELDLCALAGEAIDTARPGAESKGIDIVLTPCSDSATLPYLGDAVRLQQVLTNLIGNAIKFTPSGGKVTVTLDHSATHLRISVSDSGAGIDPLFLPHVFDRFRQADASSTRSAGGLGLGLGLAIAKQLTEMHHGQLSVSSEGVGLGATFTLLLPRNDLPGLDPARRSDSAALAAAAMQRGRIRLNGLRVLVVDDDMDSRGITQRFLQQVGAVVDAAVSADDAESLLRERPYDLLVSDVGMPRRDGHSLIRSVRARGAGAASRIPAIALTAYVRGEDRSLALEAGFNAHLGKPVDPAKLIALAASLTQPQIAAQQDPNAQTEPA from the coding sequence TTGCTGTGCGCCACCGATTGGTCCGGCCACGAACTGGGGCCGCTGCAGGAATGGCCGCAGAGCCTGCGCTCGGCGCTGTCGCTGTGCCTGAACTCGCGCTTCCCGATGGTGATCCGCTGGGGCCAGCGGATGATCAATCTTTACAACGACGCCTACATTCCGATCCTCGGGATGCGCCATCCCTTCGCGTTCGGGCGCGCCTCGGCCGAGGTGTGGCCGGACGTGTGGCCCACGGTCGGGTTGCAGGCCGAACGGGTGCTGGCGACCGGCGAGCCGACCTGGAACGCGCACGTGCCGTTCGTGCTGACGCGCAACGGCTACGACGAAGAGGCGTATTTCACTTTTTCCTATAGCCCGATCTTCGACGACCACGGCGGCATCGGCGGCGTGCTGTGCGTGTGTACCGAGGACACCGCGCAGATCAGGCTGGAACGCGAGCGCGATGCGCTGTTGAAGGCGCTGGACGCGCAGCGCACGCAGATGGCCGACGCGTTCGAGCAGTCGCCGGCGGCGCTGGCGATCCTGCGCGGCCCGGACTACGTGGTCGAGAGCGTCAACCGGCGCTACCAGCAACTGGTCGGGCCGCGCGAGGTCGTCGGCAAGCCGCTGGCCGAGGCGATCCCGGAGATCCTGCAGCAGGGCTTCATCGACCTGCTCGACAACGTGCGCGCCAGCGGCCAGCCGTTCACCGGCGAATCGATGACCTTCAACCTGCGCCGCACGCCGCACGAGGCGGTCTCGGAGACCACGCTGGAATGCGTGTACCAGCCGATGCGCGACGCCGAGGGCAACGTCACCGGCGTGCTGGTGCACGGGATCGACCGCACCGAGCAGGCGCGCGCGCAGGCCCACGACAGCTTCCTGCTGATGCTCGAGGACGCGCTGCAGAACCTGGACAGCGCCGAGGCCATCTGCGAGACCGGTGCGGCCCTGCTCGGCCAGCATCTGCAGGCGAACCGCTGCGCCTATGCGATCGTCGATGCCGACGAGGACGCCTTCGATGTGCGCGCCGACTACGTCGACGGCACCGCGCACCTGACCGGGCGCTCGCGCTTCAGCGACTTCGGCAGCGATCTGCTCGAATGCGTGCGCGAGAACCGGCCCTGGGTGGTGCAGGACACCGAGGCGCATTCGCCGCCGCTGCGCTTCGACGATCCCGGCTACCGGCGCATGGGCATGCGCGCGATCCTGACCGCGCCGCTGCACAAGGCCGGCCGCCTGGTGGCGGCGATCGGCGTGCATCAGGTGCAGCCACGGGTCTGGACCTCGGCCGAAATCGAGCTGGTGCGGCTGGTCGCGGCGCGCTGCTGGGAATCGATGGAGCGCGCCGGCGCGCAGTCGGACCTGGCACGCAGCGAGGCGCGCCTGCGCGAACTGGCCGACGCGATGCCGCAGATCGTGTTCACCGCCACGCCCGAGGGCGATGTCGACTACTTCAACCGGCGCTGGTACGAGTACACCGGGCTGCCGCCCGGCGATCGCGGCCACGACAGCTGGCGCACGGTGCATACCGAAGAAGGCCTGGCGCAGGTGACGCAGGCCTGGCCGGAGGCGATACGCAGCGGCCAGCCGTACGAGCTCGAGTATCCGTTGCGCCGCCACGATGGCAGCTACCGCTGGCATCTGGGCCGCGCGCTCCCCATCCGCGATGGCGACGGCCGGATCGTGCGCTGGATCGGCACCAATACCGACATCCACGATCGCCGCGTGGTCGAACAACGGCTGCAGGAAAGCGAACTGCGCTTCCGCAACCTGTGCGACAACGCGCCGGTGCTGATCTGGATGGCCAACGCCGACGGCGATTGCGAGTACGTCAGCCGCCAGTGGTTCCTGTTCACCGGTCAGACCGAGCAGGAGGCGATGGGATCGGGCTGGATGGAGAAGATCCATGCCGACGACGTCGCCGCCGTCGGCCATGCGCTGACCCGCGCCGCCGCCGATCGCCGCGCGTTCACCATCGAGTACCGGCTGCGCCGCCACGACGGCGAATACCGTTGGTGCGTAGACACCGCCACGCCGCGCTTCAGCGCCGCCGGCCAGTTCCTCGGCTTCATCGGCTCGCTGCTGGACATCGCCGAGCGCAAGCGGATCGAGAACGCCACCGCCGCCGAACGCGCGGCGCTGGAGATGATCACCACCGGCAAGCCGCTGAACGCGGTACTCGAAGCCATCGCGCGCGGCATCGAGGCGCAGAGCGACGTGGGCCTGCGCTGCACCATCATGTTGGTCGACGAACACCGCCAATGCCTGCTGGAAGGCGCCGCGCCGAGCATGCCCGCAGTGTTCCGCAAGACGGTGCAGCGCCTGCCGATCGGCGAGCACAGCGGCAGCTGCGGACGCGCCGCATTCCTGCGTCGGCAGGTGCTGTGCAGCGATGTGCGGGTGGACGCGAACTGGCAGCAGTACCTGGTGATGGCGGCCGAAGCGGACATCGTCGCCTGTTGCTCCACCCCGATCCTGGCCAGCGACGGCCAGGTCCTGGGCGTGGTCGCGCTGTACTACCCGTTCGTGCACTACCCGACCGCGCACGAGCAGGACCTGGCGCGCTCGGCCTCGCACCTGGCCGGCATCATCATCGAACGCCGCGAGACCGACCTGCGCCTGCAGCAGCTGCTTGCCGCCGAGCAGAGCGCGCGCGGCGAGGCCGAGCGCGCCAGCCGCATGAAGGACGAATTCCTGGCCACGCTGAGCCACGAACTGCGCACCCCGCTCAACGCGATCCTGGGCTGGTCGCGGCTGATGCAGGGCGCGGCGGTGCGCGAGACGGACCTGACCCGGGGCCTGGAAGTGATCGAACGCAGCGCCCATGCGCAGGCGCAGATCATCGACGACCTGCTGGACATGAGCGCCATCCTGTCCGGCAAGGTGCGCCTGGAACCGGCCGAGCTGGACCTGTGCGCACTGGCGGGCGAAGCGATCGATACGGCCCGGCCCGGCGCCGAGAGCAAAGGCATCGACATCGTCCTGACCCCGTGCAGCGACAGCGCCACCCTGCCCTATCTCGGCGACGCGGTGCGCCTGCAGCAGGTACTGACCAACCTGATCGGCAATGCGATCAAGTTCACCCCTAGCGGGGGCAAGGTCACGGTGACGCTCGACCATAGCGCCACCCATCTGCGCATCAGCGTCAGCGACAGCGGCGCCGGCATCGACCCGCTGTTCCTGCCGCACGTGTTCGACCGTTTCCGCCAGGCCGACGCCAGCAGCACGCGCAGCGCCGGCGGCCTGGGCCTGGGCCTGGGCCTGGCGATCGCCAAGCAACTGACGGAAATGCACCACGGCCAGCTGTCGGTCAGCAGCGAAGGGGTCGGCCTCGGCGCCACCTTTACCCTGCTGCTGCCGCGCAACGACCTGCCAGGCCTGGATCCGGCGCGCCGCAGCGACAGCGCGGCGCTCGCCGCCGCGGCGATGCAGCGCGGCAGGATCCGCCTGAACGGGCTGCGCGTGCTGGTCGTCGACGACGACATGGATTCGCGCGGCATCACCCAGCGCTTCCTGCAGCAAGTCGGCGCGGTGGTCGACGCCGCGGTGTCCGCCGACGACGCCGAATCCCTGCTGCGCGAGCGTCCCTACGACCTGCTGGTCAGCGACGTCGGCATGCCGCGCCGCGACGGGCACAGCCTGATCCGCAGCGTGCGCGCCCGCGGTGCCGGTGCGGCCAGCCGCATCCCGGCGATCGCGTTGACCGCGTACGTGCGCGGCGAGGACCGCTCGCTGGCGCTGGAAGCCGGCTTCAACGCGCATCTGGGCAAGCCAGTGGACCCGGCCAAGCTGATCGCGCTGGCGGCCTCGCTGACCCAGCCGCAGATCGCCGCCCAGCAGGATCCGAACGCGCAGACCGAACCGGCCTGA
- a CDS encoding response regulator, which yields MSALQGLRILVVENDEMNATLLELQLAQAGAEVLGPAESVRQALALIEQERPDRAVLDFRLAAGETSEAVARTLTEHAIPYVLATGVAAESLPAGFAAGVVLTKPYLSEQLIKALLDAHAKMTARP from the coding sequence ATGTCGGCATTGCAGGGCCTGCGCATCCTGGTGGTCGAGAACGACGAAATGAACGCCACGCTGCTGGAACTGCAGCTCGCTCAAGCCGGCGCCGAAGTGCTGGGCCCGGCCGAGTCGGTACGGCAGGCGCTTGCGCTGATCGAGCAGGAGCGGCCGGACCGCGCGGTGCTCGATTTCCGCCTGGCCGCCGGCGAAACCAGCGAAGCGGTCGCACGCACGCTCACCGAGCATGCGATCCCCTATGTGCTGGCCACCGGCGTCGCCGCCGAATCGCTGCCTGCCGGCTTCGCCGCCGGTGTCGTGCTGACCAAGCCTTACCTGTCGGAACAGCTGATCAAGGCGCTGCTCGATGCTCACGCGAAAATGACCGCGCGGCCTTGA